Part of the Pseudomonas sp. ADAK13 genome is shown below.
TTGTAGCTGGCGGAATAATCGAAGTGGAAAATCTGCCCCGAACGGTAATGGGTGTCGGGGTTTTCCTTGTTGAAGCTGTAGGTGGTCTTGATCGACAGCTCGGTGCGTTCGTTGGGCATCCAGGTCGCCGACACCAGCGGCTTGTAGGTGTAGAAATTGTTGCTGGTATTGGCCAGGCGCGAGGCGTCGTATTCGCCGGTGGGCAGGGTGATTTCCAGGGCGGTACCCACGGTCAGGTTCGTGCCCAGGTCCCAGAGAATGATCGGCGCCAGCGTGGTGTCGCCCATGCTCTCGCGGGTGTCGGACATGCCGAACAGCGACACCTGTTGTTTCAGGTACGGCTGGGCGATGTAACCCCCCAGGCGCCCACCGAATACCCGCAGCGGGCTGAGGTAATCCAGGCGCGGGATGATCGCGTCGGACTTGATCTTCACATCCGGCACCTTGCCGCCCAGGGAGCTGATATCGAGCTTTTTGGCTTCGTAATGGTTGTAGTAAATGTTGAAGGCGAACATATGGTCCGGCAGGTTGTTCACGTCCAGCGGCAGGATATAGAAGCCGTCGGTGCCGGGGCCGATGTTGTCGACGCCGCCTTCGGTGGCCTGGGCCGGCAGGCTGATGAGGGTCAACAGGGCGAGTTGCACGGGGTAAAACGCACGGGTCGTGTTCATGTCTGGGCTCATTATTATTATCAGGGCGACGCTGCCTATAGAAATAAGCCCTGAGCGCCCGGCGGGGCAGGGTATTGGCGGCCATATAGGGGGACTTTGGCGGACAGCTTTCATCCAGAGTGCAGCGCCTCTTGCAAGCGCCTATGATTGTCAGGATGTTTCAAAAACAAGAACTGAAGCACTCAGTCGGGAATCGAAGATCCATGCAAAGGAAAGCCGTTGATCCGCACTATGACCTGGCCCTGGTCTCGCCATTTTTGCTGCAAACCCTCGGACAAGTGGTCGCGCAAAAGGGTGCGAGTGCCGAGCACCTGTGCCGTGGCCTGGGGTTTACCCTGGCTGACCTGGACGACCCGGCCCAGCGGATTTCCTATCGCCAGGCGGTCGCGATGATCCAGCGTGCCCTCAAGGTGTTGCCCGATCAGGGGCTGGGCCTGTGGGTGGGCCATCAGAACGTACTCGGTACCCTGGGCCTGCTCGGGCATGTGATTTCACTGTGCAAGACCCTGCGCGATGCCTTTGCCATTGGCGAACGCCATCAGCACACCTCCGGCGGCATCGCCACCTCACGCACCCATGAGGGCGCCCAGGAAGTTTTCGTCGATATCGAATGCCTGCTGCCCTACGCCGAAGTACAGGTGTTTGCCGCAGAGGAATTCTTCGCCAGCCTGATGGTGTATGGCCGGGCCTTGGTGGGCGAGGGCTTCATGCCGCTGCGCGTCGAATTTATCCACGCTGCGCCCACCTATGTCGCCGACTATCACCAGCTGTTTGGCGCGGATGTGCGCTTTGGCTGCCTGCATAACCGTATGGTCCTGGCCAGCCACTGGCTGGACGTGCGCTTGCCCAATCACCATGCGCTGGCCTTGCGCCAGGCCCTGGAATTACTCGAGCTGGAAAGCGCCCAACTGCACCAGAAAATGGATTTGATCCAGGCGGTGGAGCGCGCGATTTCCCGCGATCTGCAAGGTAGCCAGCTGGAAAAGGTCGCCGGTGACTTGAACATGAGCGGGCGCACCTTGCGGCGGCGGCTGACCGAGCACGGGCTGACGTTTGAAGGTTTGCTGGAGCAGGTACGGCGGGCACGAACCATGGGGTTGCTGAGCAATCCGGGGTTGTCCATCGAGCGTATTACCGAGGAAGTGGGCTATAGCGATGTGCGCAGTTTTCGGCGGGCATTTAAGCGCTGGACCGGGCTGAGCCCCAGTGCGTTTCGGGGGGAGGGAAGCGGGCTGGCGTGATCCCTGGGGTGGTCCCTTCAGGACGCCATGGAGGTGTTGATTACGCGTCTGAGCGAGCGCGCAAAGGTTTGCTTTTCGGCGAATCAAAAAGCGCGCCGATCGCCTGACGCGCCCGCGACAACCGGCTCATTACGGTGCCGATCGGCAATTCGAGCATTTCGGCGGCTTCCTTGTAGCTGAAGCGTTCCACGCCCACCAGCAACATCACCTCGCGCTGGCCTTCGGGCAGCTTGTGCACGGCCTCGAGAATCTGCCGGTGCATCAGGTCGGACTCCGGGTTGGGGGCTTCGGGGTCGCTGACGGTTTCGAGGAACTCGTCGTTCCAGTCCATGCGCGAGCGGCTGCGCACCTTGCGTGAACGCAGTTCATTGATCCAGGTGGAGTGGACAATCGAAAACATCCAGCTCAACACCGAGGTGTCGGGCTGCAATTGATGGGAGCGTTCCAAGGCACGCACACAGGCAAGCTGGACCAGATCCTCGGCATCGTGTTTGTCGCCCGAAATCCGCAACGCGAACGCCCACAGGCGCGGCAGCAGTTCTGGCAGCAGTGCGGGTAAATCTGCACCGGTGATCGACATATTTCCTCTTATTATTTCGTGATGCCTAAAATGGAGCGGTCAGGCTACGAGGTCATGCCGTAGCGGATGCCAATGTCTGGGCGTCCTTTGCGTTGCTGAGGATCCTGGAAAGCGCGTGCAGAACAGCGATATTGGGTGCATAGCACAAAGCGGGCCAACAAATTATTGTGCCATTGTCACGGGAAAGATACAGACACAAGATGAAACATATAATATTTAAACGACCGAGGGAATATTTTCGAATTCCAAGTGTTGTCTTAGAGTATTTGCTCCTGTTTTAAAGTATTTTCGGTTTGCCTTTTAGTGTTTCCAGTTGTTGCAAGGCGATGATTGATATCAATATGATGGCTTCTAGCTACCCGCTGACCAGCCGCATTGGCCCACAAGGCCGAGATCACGTAACGTAGTCATGATGAATAAATGGAGTGATGACCCAATGGTAGCGGACGATGCCCTGCTTATGGCCTATGTTGACGGCGAACTGACGCCGCAACAGAACCAGGAGCTTGAGCGGCTTATGGACGCTTCGCCGGATTTGGCCCAGCGCGTCTCCCGGTTGATGGCTTCCTGCCTGCCTTATGAGGAAGCGTTTGCCCGGCAGAAACTGCCGCCGGTGCCCGAGAGCCTGAAGCTCAATATTGCGGCCCTGGCGGCTCAGCATTCGGCTGCCCAGACCACCGCGCCGGCGTCTGCCCCCGTGGCTGCTAGAAAAGACAGCGTTTTTGCCCGCTTGTTCGGCCAGTCCCGACCTAAATTTGCATGGATGGCCCTGACCTTCGCCGCCGGTGCCGCCTGCTATGCGCTGGTGCTGCAAGTGGGTGTGCTCAATGGCGTGCTCAAGCCCGGTTTTGACGCCACCGCGCCCGCCGTTGCCCAGACCTTGCCATGGGTTCAGCAGGCGGCTGCCTACCAGCATCTTTATACCCGTGAGACCGTGGACTACGGCGCCCAGCCGACCGATGTGGTGACCAAGACCCTGGCCGATATTCGCGAGGTCGACGGCCTTGCGCTGCGCGTGCCGGACCTGAGTTCCGCCGGGCTGACCTTCAAACGTGTGCAACGCCTGCGCTTCAACAACAAGGCGCTGATCCAGCTGGTCTACCTGCCCGAGAACGGTGCACCGGTTGCCCTGTGCGTGATGAAGGAACCCAAGCCGGACCAGTCCCTGACGCAGCAAAGCGTGGCACAAATGAACGTTGTTACCTGGCGCCAGTCTGAGCTGGGCTACGCGCTGATCGGCGAGCCAGAAGGCGTGGACCTCAAGGCTGTGGCGCGGCTTGTCGCAGACCGCACGGCCGGCCAGTTGTTCGCGGTTTCCCGCACACCACTGTGGGTCGCTGATATCCAGAAATGACAGTACCGGGATCGAGCATTGGATCCCAATGCTGCGGTTCCAGGTAGTTTGATGAAAAAGCGCCATCGTCTGATGTTCCCCCTCGCAGCTGTCACCCTTGCCCTCGGTACCTGGGGCTATCACGCGGGGTGGCTGGCCTCCACGTTTTCCCCGTCACCCACTGCGGCACAAATCGTCGATGAGATGGAAGCGGCGGCCGGTCGGGCCCATCCCGGATTCCGGCGCAACCATGCCAAGGGCTTGTGCATCACCGGCAGGTTTGAAAGCAGTGGTCAGGCGGTAGAGATCTCCAGCGCCCAGGTGTTACAGCGCGGCAGCGTACCGGTGCTCGGCCGGCTGTCTGCCGCCGGGGGCGACCCGGCCCAGGCCGATGCCCATGGCATGATCCGCAGCATGGCCCTGAGCCTCACCGGCGCCGACGGCCAAACCTGGTACACCGCGATGAATTCGGTGCCGGTGTTCCCGGTCAACACGCCCGAAGGCCTCTACGAGCAGTTGCGGGCCTCGATGCCGGAGTACGGCGGCAGCGGCCCCGACCCGCAGAAGATGAACGCCTTCAAGCAGGCGCATCCGGAGATTCAACCGTTCGAAGCCTGGCTGGCAGACCATCCCGCATCGTCCGGTTTCGACAACACCGCGTTCTATAGCGTGAATGCGTTCCGCATGACCAACGCCCACGGTCAGGTGCGGTTTGTGCGCTGGAGCATGGTGCCCGAAACGGCCTACACACCGATGACCGCAGCCGAGGGCAGCGACCCGGACTTCCTGGCGTTTGGTTTTGCCCATCGGGTCGCGCAGTCGCCGGCGCGCTGGCACCTGATGATCACCCTGGCGGAACCCGGCGACCCCACCACCGACGCCACCCTGCGCTGGCCCGAAGAGCAGCGTCGGCAGATCGACGCCGGCGTGCTGGTGATCGACCGCCAACAACCGCAGATCGACGGCGCCTGCCGCGATATCGACTTCAACCCGCTTGAATTGCCGGCAGGGATCGAACCCTCCGACGACCCTTTGCTGCTGGCCCGCGAGGCCGCGTATGCCGAGTCCCACAAGCGGCGGGTCGCGGAGCAAGCCGGGCACTGAGATTGGCTACCTGATCTTCCCCCGGATTGGCTATTTGTCCAACGCGCCCGGCTCACTACTCTAGACACCAATCCCCACTGCTCTGGAGTACCACCATGCAAACTCGCACCGACTTCTACACCGCCTCCCCGGACGCCATGAAAGCCATGCTCGCCCTGGAAGCCGCCGTCGGCAAACTGTCCATCGAACTGCCGCTGCTGGAACTGGTGCGCCTGCGTGTGTCGCAGATCAACGGCTGCGCCTTCTGCCTCGACATGCACACCGCCGACGCCCGCAAGGGGGGTGAAACCGAGCGTCGCCTGTACACCGTCTCGGCCTGGCGTGAAACGCCGTTCTTCACCCCCCGCGAACGCGCCGCGCTGGCCTGGGCTGAAAGCCTGACCCTGATCAGCCACACCCACGCGCCGGATGAAGACTTCACCGAACTGGCCGCCCATTTCAGCGCCCAGGAGCAAGTCGACCTGAGCGTGGCGATTGCCACCATCAACAGCTGGAACCGCCTGGCGGTGGGCTTTCGCAAGATGCCCAAGTAATCAAAAAACGAAGCAGATCCAGTGTGGGAGCTGTCGAGCCCCAGCGAGGCTGCGATGGGATCGCTGAGGTGTAGCAGGCAGACCGCGCTGCCTGCATCGCGGGCAAGCCCGGCTCCTGCAAGCCGCTTTAGAAGTTAACTGTTGCACTCAAGCGCGCCGTCAACGGCGCGCCCTGGAACAGGTAGTCATCCCCCAGGTATTCGCCGGTATCGCGCCAGTAACGCTTGTCGAACAGGTTGTCGACGCTCAGGCGGAACACCGTTTCATAGCCATCGAGCCTGGTGGTGTAGCGGCTGCCGACATTGACGATGGCGTAGTCGCCCACTTCCACATCACCGGTGCGATTGGCGTACTTGCTGGCGCTGTATTGCACGCCGCCCAGCAACGCCAGGCCGTCGACCCAGGGCAGGGCGTAATCGGCATACACACTCGCCCGCAGCTTCGGCACGTTGATCGCCTGATGGCCTTCGTATTCCGGTGTACCGCTGCCCGTCACCCGCGCGCGAATTGCTGCGACGCTGGCGGCAATCTGCAAGCGTTGGGTGGCCCAGCCGTTGGCCGATAATTCCAGGCCGGTGTTCTTCTGTTCGCCTTGTTGCACGTAGGTGAACGTTCCTGCGTCGTCGGGCCTGGCGTATTGATAGGCCTGGCGCGTCTGGAAGAGGGCGGCGGCGAAGCTGATGCGGCGCCAGTCGTATTTCACACCGGCTTCGATCTGGCGAGAGACGGTTGGAGCGAGGGTTTCGAAGGGGTTGCTGGCGAACCACGGAGCGGTGCCGCCCAGGGACAGGCCTTTGCTGTAGCTGGTATAGAGCGACAGGTTTTCGATCGGTTTATAGATCAGCGCCGCCTGGGGCAGGAACACATACTGCTGGGTGTGGCGCGACTCATCACCATTGGCGTCGTAGGCGTGCTCATCAAGGCGAACTTCACGGCCGCCCAACACGGTTTGCCATTGTTCATTGAAACTGATGTTGTCGGTCAGGAACAGGCCGTATTGACGGCTGTCGAGGCGTCGGTGGCTGGGGTTGAGCGGGCCGTCGTAGGCTGGAAATTGCTCAGGATCATTGTCGATATTGCCCGTTCCCAGTACGGTGCCGTCGGGCAGTATGTTCCGGGCAACGT
Proteins encoded:
- a CDS encoding SphA family protein encodes the protein MNTTRAFYPVQLALLTLISLPAQATEGGVDNIGPGTDGFYILPLDVNNLPDHMFAFNIYYNHYEAKKLDISSLGGKVPDVKIKSDAIIPRLDYLSPLRVFGGRLGGYIAQPYLKQQVSLFGMSDTRESMGDTTLAPIILWDLGTNLTVGTALEITLPTGEYDASRLANTSNNFYTYKPLVSATWMPNERTELSIKTTYSFNKENPDTHYRSGQIFHFDYSASYKVTDNLSLGVNGYYLKQTTDDKQYGHTVVNIYGEDVDDGVKGQVFAIGPAVYFTFLKYASAEVRWAKEFDVQNRPEGDMLWAKLTIPFAL
- a CDS encoding AraC family transcriptional regulator — translated: MQRKAVDPHYDLALVSPFLLQTLGQVVAQKGASAEHLCRGLGFTLADLDDPAQRISYRQAVAMIQRALKVLPDQGLGLWVGHQNVLGTLGLLGHVISLCKTLRDAFAIGERHQHTSGGIATSRTHEGAQEVFVDIECLLPYAEVQVFAAEEFFASLMVYGRALVGEGFMPLRVEFIHAAPTYVADYHQLFGADVRFGCLHNRMVLASHWLDVRLPNHHALALRQALELLELESAQLHQKMDLIQAVERAISRDLQGSQLEKVAGDLNMSGRTLRRRLTEHGLTFEGLLEQVRRARTMGLLSNPGLSIERITEEVGYSDVRSFRRAFKRWTGLSPSAFRGEGSGLA
- a CDS encoding RNA polymerase sigma factor; translated protein: MSITGADLPALLPELLPRLWAFALRISGDKHDAEDLVQLACVRALERSHQLQPDTSVLSWMFSIVHSTWINELRSRKVRSRSRMDWNDEFLETVSDPEAPNPESDLMHRQILEAVHKLPEGQREVMLLVGVERFSYKEAAEMLELPIGTVMSRLSRARQAIGALFDSPKSKPLRARSDA
- a CDS encoding anti-sigma factor family protein; translation: MVADDALLMAYVDGELTPQQNQELERLMDASPDLAQRVSRLMASCLPYEEAFARQKLPPVPESLKLNIAALAAQHSAAQTTAPASAPVAARKDSVFARLFGQSRPKFAWMALTFAAGAACYALVLQVGVLNGVLKPGFDATAPAVAQTLPWVQQAAAYQHLYTRETVDYGAQPTDVVTKTLADIREVDGLALRVPDLSSAGLTFKRVQRLRFNNKALIQLVYLPENGAPVALCVMKEPKPDQSLTQQSVAQMNVVTWRQSELGYALIGEPEGVDLKAVARLVADRTAGQLFAVSRTPLWVADIQK
- a CDS encoding catalase family peroxidase, whose protein sequence is MKKRHRLMFPLAAVTLALGTWGYHAGWLASTFSPSPTAAQIVDEMEAAAGRAHPGFRRNHAKGLCITGRFESSGQAVEISSAQVLQRGSVPVLGRLSAAGGDPAQADAHGMIRSMALSLTGADGQTWYTAMNSVPVFPVNTPEGLYEQLRASMPEYGGSGPDPQKMNAFKQAHPEIQPFEAWLADHPASSGFDNTAFYSVNAFRMTNAHGQVRFVRWSMVPETAYTPMTAAEGSDPDFLAFGFAHRVAQSPARWHLMITLAEPGDPTTDATLRWPEEQRRQIDAGVLVIDRQQPQIDGACRDIDFNPLELPAGIEPSDDPLLLAREAAYAESHKRRVAEQAGH
- a CDS encoding carboxymuconolactone decarboxylase family protein, which codes for MQTRTDFYTASPDAMKAMLALEAAVGKLSIELPLLELVRLRVSQINGCAFCLDMHTADARKGGETERRLYTVSAWRETPFFTPRERAALAWAESLTLISHTHAPDEDFTELAAHFSAQEQVDLSVAIATINSWNRLAVGFRKMPK